The Pochonia chlamydosporia 170 chromosome 3, whole genome shotgun sequence genome contains the following window.
ATCCAAGCAAACACTCCCTGGATGGCGATCAATGGGAGTGACGTTTTCTCGTCATTTCACGTAAATCCCATGGGAATCCTTGCGTTAGTACTGCGTAAGGCAAGCCTGATCATGCAGGAACCAGGGACGATGACAACGTTTCGCACAGCCCACCAAACAGGGAAAACCACCGGGAAGTCTAGTTGAGCAGGCTGTCAGGAAGAAAATCTAAAAAAGAAACGTGGCAAGCAACCAGGCCCTTGATCCAACTCGGCCTCCCTTTTCCCAAAAGCTTGGCTGGAGCCACGGGGGTCAATGCTTCGATGGCTGAGTCCTTCCCATCCGTTTCCCCCGAAACGGACATTCGTGTGAGAGAATACCGCGATTCGTAATATCCCTCGACCGGGCAGGATGACGTTCCGCCGTGTACCAAATGTATGCAGATGTATGTATTTGCAGGGTTTTGGACTCACCTAGGTCAGGGAAAAACTACAAAGTACAGGGTTGTTGCCAGCAAGATTTCCGGCATCTCGGCCGCTACGAGATATACGGAGCCTGCATTTAACCCACCACTTATTTCACGGTATGTATTGCTGACCCGATCAGGGGTAATCCTTCCGTCGATCAAAaggggaaaaggaagaaaaaaattgAATATCCAGGCTGCGTGAGCCCGAGGCTTGGCTTGCTCATCTATGTGATCGAACTGTCGGATTGGCTGCGTCCGCTGCCCCTGCTAGCTTTGTGTCGCGtgagaagaaaagaatttTCCAGAACTTTTGGCTCGCTTTCGTCTGCGAATGCGGTGGCGCGTGGGGTCAAGTTGAATAAGGCTGCCAAGACGGGCTGAAATAATAGCCTGAAGGGAGGGAGTTTGCGTAATGGATGGTCTTGATGCGCAGAATTGCGGTGTGCTCCGTCAATTTGTGTCACTGGTAAGTTTTGGTTGCTTCAACTTTGCGTCAAATTAAGTCTAGGTTAGCCAACTTCTTAAGCGCGTAGGCACCAAGAGCGAATAGTTGCATAGGCTGAAAAATGTTATTCTGCACAAGTAAATGCCATGAAATATTGGTGACTATACTACATGATGTAAAACCAGAACAAAGTCCAACAAGTTTCTACTGCCAccttcttcatccatcctAAGATTTCCCATCCCAAACCTTCGTATGTGTTTTGAGCccaaatcaaatcaaaccaAACGCCGACGCTTTCTCATTTTTGCAAGAAATGGTCTCAGTCTGCCTCACAGACGGAGAACAGGGGTACATCTTGATCATGTAGTCAGTTCCCTTTCGTGACTGCCTTAAACACGAGCGAGATCCACGCTCATATCGAAGTTGGCGCAGCATCAATTCGCCAACCTTTGCTTCGCATATTCGCCTCAATCGACTTCCAAATCTGCTCTACAACTTCCTTGTCCCTGAATCGAGAAGCGTCAGCGCCGTCGCCGCCACGCCATCGATCAACACCTGTTGAGAGCACTCTGTGTCCCCAACTGCGAACGCCCTCAGGCGCTTGCTCCCCTCGCCAGCCAATAAAGATACCCAGCGTGTGCTTGAACAGTTCGTTGGGGCTACTCCACTTGTAGTTCTTGAATTGCCACGTTTGACCTGTAGTAAAGACTGCCACCACGCGGTTCCAGTACTCGGGCTTGAACTGCTCCGATCCTTCTACGAGAATGAAGCGCAAAGGGCGGTTGGGGTCAATGGCTCGAATGACACGCTGGACGTGGAGCATGCTTGCGGTAGAGCCACTGGCATCGGGCGGGATGAATTTGCCGTCTTCGAGGAATGATCGGGCGTTGGACATGCGAAGCAGGGAcgaagcagatggagagAGAAGGATGATGGGGTCTGGTCTCCTAGTCGGACCCTTTTGGTTGAGGGAGAGGGATGAAGTTGGGCCAGAGCTCGATACAGGCTGAGACTTCTTTTGAATAAATGGTGCTGCGAGCTTGCGAACGTGTGAGAAGTCCTGCAGGTTGTCAGTATTCCACTCTCAACATACAATTTCTATTCCCCCACGCCAAAGCTCATGGTCGGTGAAACATTCACCAGAGTTTAAACATACCGTAGGCTTGATTCCTCTCAACACAGTATTCCGGTCTCCCATCTTGCGCTCGCCGTCATACACACTCGCCAATCTTGGATCCATCGTCCCCTTACCAGCTCGTGCCTGCGCCGCTGTCGACACGGCCCCAGGCTTGGCCGCAGGAGctgctccagcagcagcagcatctgcatCACCGACAAGAGGCTTGATATATTCACTCTCCTCGCTAGCCCCTTCCAGCCAGGTAATCAGATCGAGCCGTTCGATGAAGCCCAGGTTTTGCACTTTGCCCGTTGAGCCTGCTGTGGCAAGCTCCTCGTTGAGTGTTGTGGCTGAGGCATTATATTCGGGAATGGCGAGCTCTCGATTCAGCCAGGCGAAATAGATACTGCGCAAGTCGACCGGTTTATCATTGGAGATGAAGCGCGTTGGGGTGTCGATGGCGAGCGTGACGCCTTGAGCCGAGAATTGCAGGTTGGTTGCTTGAGCGAGGGGGCATTCTTCGGCGCCCGGGTCTTCTGATGAGCTGGGGATGAATGgatggctgctggagatggcTTTGCGCAGCAGGACGAGGGGATCGTGGTCGGCGGATGCCATGATGACAGGGTTGGAGGATTTGCGATGGGTTttgatggcgaagaggtgGGCGGAGATGCTAGAAATGACAGGGCGAAAAGTTATGTATCAATGGAGACCGCCGAGTGAGGATGGGAGGGGTGGGAtaagagaagaagatgggtTAAACACGTTGGCGGTGCTCTTCCCTTGCACGCGTTGGTGAACGGCAATGGTGGTTTGTCGTTGTTGGAACAAAGCTTTTGGGAAGAAGCGCACGGGTTTTTGGATCGCGGGTTGATGAGAGCTATTGATAGTCTGGCCAATCAGCGTCGCGCGTCGGACTGCTTtgatctcaaccacaaactTTGGCAGGGAACATCACCACCGCTCCATGTATTTCTACTAATGCAGCTATGTCAATGACTTCGTATAATTCCAAGTGATTGGATTTTAAATTTTTGCTTAGTCGTGAAATCTAGACGTTTTAAAAAGGTTAGTTCTCCCAAAACTTTTGAATCATTGGTGGTAGTTTGACGCAAATACATGTGCTCTGGCCTCGATGTTAGTAGTCTGAGCGACTTTGAGTTCACCTGATGCAAGATACCAGCAATCCGTCTCTCATTTCTAACCATATAACCGGGATCAAACTAGTCTTTGTAGAAAGTGACTTGGAGACGAAGTGAATGTCACCTCGTGAGACCAGTGCTAACCTAGAGTTCCACGAGGAAAACGACTATTGAGCAAAGATTCTATTCTGGTGCTTACATCAAAATTAAATTTTATTTGTCTGTTTTGACTATTGAGGGTATATATAAACAAGAGCCGGCGTTCCAGATGCGAGGGATTGAGCCAACACTTTGCCATGTAGAGTTCTGAGCAACAAGCAAAAGAGTGTATACAACGGCTAGCTGTTGGGGAAATCATTGGCTCGCATAACCGCAATATGCTGATGAGTCTGACGGCGTTCAAGTCAAGGTTCACTGGGTTTGTGCTCGGCTACGTACCAAAGGTCCCAGGAGGAAGAGGTAGCTCAAGGCTGGAGTCTGTCACTCCATGACCAGATATCGTGACTACTCTCCAAGTCAGCATCATTTTATTACATGCGTAAACACTACAATACGCAGATAAAGGCAGAGATGCTATTTGATTTTTGACTGAACTGTGTAGTGAGAGTAAACAGCACCAACCCATTAACGGATCTATCAAATGCATTGGCACGGACTTGCTGGCGAGGAAAATTGACTGCCACAACCTGCGTATATCATGCACTCTCCATGGCCTAGTTGCTACGGAATTTATGACTGTGATTCCACTTAGGAAATAAGACTACCGGCCATTCATATCAAACCACTCATTGTCGAGGTAAACGTCCAGTATACTTGCCGAACGTACTACCAGGACCACAACATCACATGGCGCCTCACCCAACCAAATTCAATCACATACACGCAAAACATATTTCGTAAATGACAGCCATCTGGCCATACTGAACTGTATTGTACTGATATCTTTAGCACTACCatgcaaacaaaaagaaaccaagCCGCTTCACCGCAGCTCATCAATGCTTCTATCAACAAGAACCCAAAACAAGGCTGCCTCCCATGCATTCCCACTCTTTTTTTTCACCCAACTCTTACGCCGACGCCATTGAAACATTTAACAAGAAATGAAACACCCAACCCAAGAAACGAAGGAAATCTCAAATAGTGACAAGATTTATATGCCAAATACTAGCTTCATGCGCTCGTATGTATAGAAGCTCACAGCCGCCATGGGGATAATCTTGACGTAACCAATCGTCAGGCCAACAAAGAATCCTCTGAAGCCACGTTCCTGGAAAATGAGTCTGGCTGTCTCGCGCAGTCGCATCCTgtggccatcaccaacagcgcCGCTTACTTGCATGCGCCGCCTGATGATTTCCAATGGATATGAGGAGGTTTGTGAGATCAGGCCAGCGATACCGCCGGACGTGAGCTCGGCCCATGATCGCAGCGGAGCAGGCCTGCCCTCGGGCTGAGTCTTTCGCCGAGGTAGAGTGGTGTATTTAGCGATTGAGGGATGGCGCAGCATGTCGCTGACGGTGTCATGGGTGAGGAAGGACATGCCAGCGTACGGAAGCATGCCCAGCAGGGTCGGCGCAAAGCCGCGGTAAAAGTTGACGACACCTCTTCTCGGAACAATGGAGTCGGCAGCTGCTACAGTAGTCTGTGCGGCTGCGGCAACAGGGGTTGGGGCGTTGGGAAGCCTTGCTGTAGCCGCCTTCTGGACAGGGCTCTCGTTGTATATTTGTCTGCAGATGGACGTCAACGAGGAGCGGCCGTCTCGCTTCGTTTCAAACGCTAGGCGTACTCGGACGACTTCCAGAGGGTATGTCAAGAAGACGGATGTGACACCGGCAAGACTGCCACTGAGGAGACGTCGCAGCGGCGTTTCATAATCTTTTCCGGGGATGAGCATGGCTCGAATCTGCTCGTAAGCCAGAAACTTGATGCCGGCGTAGGGGAAGATACGCAGCAGCGTGGCGGAGTGACCGCGGAAGAGTCCTCGGCCGCCTTCGTAATGGTAAATGGCTCTCATGGCGGTTGCAACGCCAAATGAGGATCCTGTATACTTCGCGAATTGGGGGTTACTGGCCTGGAAGAGAATCTTGACTCGATCTAGCGGGGCGACCAACGTCTTGGCCTGATGGGAAGATGGTTAGCAACATTTCGACAGCAAATAATGTGTTTTTTTTAGGGATTTGTGCTTACAGCGCAGCCCGCCAGACCTCCGGCTACACCAGACCTCCAGACATAGTCCCAGGATCGCGTCTTGTTTCGGGGCGTAATGGCTTCGTCGTCGGTAGGACACACAGCCgggtccttcttcttggtcgagATAGGGATGGTAGCAGCAGCTGTGGCTGCTCCAACATGTTGGCGCACTTTGTCGCGAGCAATTTCTGTCATGGAGGCATGGTCCGCGAGGGGAGAGGACGTGGGCATTCCGGATGCCGACAGCACgtgggctggctgggatgtAGAAAGATGGAGGATCACCGATGCCGCATGCCGGCCGTTGGTACGTAGGAGTGTGGCGGTTTCCGGAGTCGGGAATAAATGCCAAGCAGGGTTTTTGCTAGCACGCAAAAGAAATGCTACCCTTGAAGTACTCGCGATAGGGGAAAGACGGCGGATTGAAAAGAAATCAAAGGCTGTGCGTGTCaaagaaagaacaaaaaatCCAAGTGTGTCTCGGTCCCAGATTGTGGAGGCGATAAAGGATGTTGAAAAGAGAGAGGAAATTCCGGCACGCCACGGGGCCCCGGCTATGACTGCCAACCAGAGCGCAGAAAGTTGGCGGCTCGTGAACAGCGAAACTCTGTGGACCAGACGTCATCAAATCTGAACAAACCGGCCGTTGTCAGTGGTCACTTGACTGGTTGTTCCCTGTATCTGGACCTTTCAGCACGAACCACAGGGCACCCTTAACCCGTTAGCGAATGAGCGTTGGGGGACATTGGAGTCTGGGGGAAATTTTAATTGACATCGAGGTCGTGCACTGGCGACACCTCCTCCGGTGGTCCTCCGCCAGAAGCGTCTCCAGCCGAGGATTGCCGAGATCCCTCACTGAGCCGAATCATACATCACCTCTCACTCCTGCGTTACACCACAAAGCATATCGGCTCGGAAGGGACCACTTTTTGCCCTCCCTCAACCAACGCTCTCAATATTGATTGCCATTTCGGCCACTCACCTTCCATGCATCTCCTCCGTCGTCGGTAAGCTTCGCTGCGGCCATATCGCCAGCATCTATCATCTTCTTATGTCCGGACAAACTCAATGGGACCCCGCTACCGCCGCCAGCATCCTCTTCCAAAGCAACGACAAGTCCGTCATCCTGCTAGATATCCCACGCTCACTTGAAGAAGCACAAGTCCTCCCCGGTCATCACCTCTTGCGCCGGGTCTACTCGGACGCGCCACCGTCTGAACCCTTCCCGACGCCGGATCCGAAGAGGAGTCGCCATGGCGGCCACAAGCATGCATCTCAATCTGGCGGTGCGGCACACGACTGGTCCTTTCAGTCCCCCGCCGCCCAGATAGCCGACCTGATGACCACGGCATCTGTCGAAAGCGCATTACAAGTGTTGCGAGACAAATACAATGGACCCTTTCACCTGCCTCGCATCTCATCTCCAGTAGATACCAAGGATGCAGAAACATCAAACACATTGCCCGTACAAGATGCTACATCTCTCCACGGATCCATCCAAGACCTAAAGCACGTCTTCAATGACACCGCGCCATCCTTCAAATTAGTCCTCCTTGATCCTCCGTGGCCAAACCGGTCTGCCAAGAGACGCACTGATAAATATGCCACCGTCCCTAATCTCGCTGAGATGCGAGACCTCTTGACAAGTATACCCGTTTCTGCGCACTTGGCAAACGACGGCCTTATAGCTGTCTGGATCACCAACAAGGCTAGTATTCCTGAATTGCTCACGTCTCCCACGGGGGTATTCGCCTCGTGGGGCGTAGAATTTGTCTGTGAATGGACATGGCTGAAAATCACAGCCGCAGGCGAGCCTCTCTTTGACGTGGATTCGTCCTGGAGGAAACCGTGGGAAAAGCTTCTCATCGCGAAGCGCATTGGCGTGCCTGCTCCTCCGGACCTCAAGACAAAAGTCATTGTTGCTGCGCCTGATATTCACTCTAGAAAACCAAACTTCAGGGGTCTTTTTGGGGACGTCTTGGGACAGCCGGATTATACTGGCTTAGAGATATTTGCACGCAACCTGACAAGTAGATGGTGGAGTTGGGGCGATCAGGTCCTCCATTTTCAAGATCAGCGGTATTGGAAGCAATTGGAATAACAATTACCGTTAAAAGTACAAATGCTCCATCGCCTCGTTTTCATAAAGTGTCCAATCCGATTTGGTGTTGCCGGTGTCATCCGGTCTGCTCTATTGGCTATAAATACAGATATGCCTGCGTATCGTACACGGCTCATCCAGCCGACGTTGTAATATCAGCCTCCACGCCAAAAATCCCATACCCTTCATCCTCTGTTATCAGTGATACCACGCCACCCATCTACTTAAGcagcctccttcttctccgcccCCTTCAGCACCTCATCCCACTTAGGATCCAAAGCCACCCCATTATCCCACTTAACCTCCCCTCTAACCATCCTCTCCGCCAGCCCCTTCAgctccttcctctccttcgacatctcctccttgctcttcatcGCAATCTCAAACTTGTGCTGCCGAATCTGCTCGTCgttcctcttctccatcatgtcCTCCCTCATCTTCCAGAGCTCGTGGTTCCACGGCTCCAAGTTACTCGGCGCCTCCGGCCACTGAAAcggcttggccagctcgaCCGTCATGATCTTCAGCGGTTGCGGGCGGTACCACGACCGGGAGTGCGAGTTTCGTTGCGTGAGGGGCTGTTGCTTGACGAAGGACCGCACCTTGGTCACTTCCACGTTGTACAGGTTCCATAGGTAGTCGCGGAGATCGAATTTTGTGAACCGCAGCGGGACCTGGAAACAGGCTTCGTTGGGTGGGAGGTGTTCTTTTCGGAGAAAGGTGATTACATGGTTGGGGCTGCGGACGATGAGTTAGCTAGGAGGGTTCGATGTGCGCAATTGGAGATGGGAGTCAATCGTACAGAAAGACTTGTTTTTGGCCTAGTCTGAAGCCTGGTAATTGGCGGGCTGCTGCTTTGACTGCTTCTGCCATGATGCGCTGATGTGGTGAGGTTGACGCCGGAGCTTTGGCTGTGTCCAAAATATTTCTTGACGGTGTTGATTGGTTTGAAGACAGGGGTCGGGCTTATGTAAGCAGCCGCCATCTGGTTGATACCAACACCCTGACAATAAACGAGGTTCGACAGAAATCTACATGTCCgtcaagaaaagaaaacatagACTTTAAATGGTAAGAGCTGCAAGAAATTTGGAGGGCTCATCTGAGTCGAAAAATTCTGACAAAATCTTGTTGCCAACTATGATGCGCGTGGTGTTTGGCACGAAGCTACTAAAATGTAAAGTACCCTTACTGGCTCACAGAAGATGCAGAGATGCGACAGCCCTTTCATCCCGACCATATGCCGTACACAATGCAATACAAATGTAATACAATACTCTCCCTATGACGACTTCTTGCATTCCTCGTCCAATTGCGTCATATCGTAGACACgtttcttcagccattccCAACAATTTATGTCCTcgtacttcttcttctcccccgGCGCAAGGCAGTTATCCAAGACAGCACACGTCTCGTGGAAGCCAAAGCCCCAGAAAAACCCAATGCTCACTCGTTCCTTTCCGCTCCAATTTTGCGCTCGGTGAATGGTGCTGACATACTTGTCGTTTGTGATTCGCTGCAAACAATCTGCAATATTCACGACAAAGGTATCGGGAATAGGTTTCGCGTTGATCCATTGTCCATCCCGACTGAGAACCTGGAGTCCCCCAACATTATCTTGCCAAAGGATGGTAAAGACGGGGAAGTCGGTATGTGATCCAATTGAGACTCTGGCATTGGGATCAGTGGGAGTCAGGCTCTGGTTGTTGGGAATGGGAGGATAATAGTTCATGTTAATACCAGCGTCAGGATACACGACTTTGCTGTCGAAGGCCGTCTCAGGAAGATCTAGAGACAAGGCAAAAGTGCGAGTAAGCGCCCTTGCTAGAGATAGGCAAGATTGGTAATGGTTGATAACAGAGCACTTGAAATTGGGGAGATTGCTGGTATTCTCCCAGTGGCCCTCCTCCATGCGGATGTATTCCATGACGTTTTCAGGAATTTCCTGCACCTTATTGACCTCGGTGTCAATTCTGGGATCATAGGTGATGGAGAAGCTCTCCCTCACGTCGATGCCCTCGTCAGGGTTGACTCTTTGAGTGTCCGGAGCCCGATAGCCGTTATAGCGGGCACTCTTGGTTATTGAAGCCTCATTCTTTTTATCCACGTCCTGGCGGAAGAATTCCAAGGCAGCATTGTATGATTCTTGGGTAACATGATTGGGAACGCCATGGTTCTTGATGTAGAAAAAGCCAGTATTGGTGGCAGCATTGCGAACCTGCTGGGCGACAGATTTGCGATCCTCAAGAGAGGAACTGAAAATAGGAGAAACATCAATAATGGGTATCTCGGAGGGGAGTGCGTCACGCAAGGGCGTGCGAAGAATTGTGCGTGTGACTGGCCCAGTAGGAGATGCGACCCGTATTTGGGTGGTTCCAGTTTGTGTAGCGGTGGCCATTGTGGAAAGGGCCATGCGTAGGCTGGCGATATGTGAAAATTCAGATCAAAGGGTTGAATTTGGAAATGTCTCTTGGCCTGGAGAATGTAAGCTAGATCCAAAGACCATGgcatggaagaagcagacCTTGGATGAGAAAATCTTGGTGGAATATCATTTATACCTATCTCGCCAAGTCAACACGCTAGGTGTAGAATCTGGATGCACAATGAGGAATAGATGCATGTCGTTGCATGTCGTTGCATTCGGTGCGGGGTCAAAAGGGTCGAATTCTAAGCAAAATTGCTTCCGAACACACCGGCCAACTTGGAGCatcttgccatgccatccatgAACAAGGACAAGTGGCATCGGCATCCTTGGGAAGAGCAGAGGCCAAGCGTTGGCTAACTTGGGACGGATCGCTAAACCGCCAAACTGTTTCTGTCCCAGTTCGCCTAGGCAAGACCTAGGCGAATGGTGGAACAATGAGATGGCGCATTATTCATTCAGCTCCCAGCATAATTCTCACCCATGACGAAGTAGATCGAAGCTAATATTTGCACTTGTGCTGGTCGTCAGCCCCAAGTGACATGGCAGCCAGGATGTACGGCGTGGTCATGTTGGCCGGTCCCAACACTATGGATCACTAATGGCGCTGACGCGGTTCAGGTTCACGAGACCGTGGCCGATGTGAATTTGATATCATCGGTAAATTGAGCGTCGAGATACGTGTAACGGCCAAGCCACCTGCAAGTGTTGCTTCTAGAGCGATGCGGCTCTCTGCATCAACAGGGGGTTCAACAGGATGAAAGCTGTATTCTGGATGCGTCTTCGGCGAACTGGTTGAAGTTTGCCGGGACACAAGACATTCATAAATGATTGAGAGTGTTCAGTGCATGAAGCATCTTGTGCAAGAGATGTGCAAACAGCAACAAGTGAATGGGAAATGAAGCCAGGACGGAAACATTGGTGTGAAGTTGTACGAGTTGTCGACCGTGCTTTCGTCCGTTTGATGCTTTTGACTTCAAGGTTGGACTGGACATGCAAGAGCTTGGCCAGCGTCACTTGCAGCACGCTCCTTCCCTCGCCAAAGCTTTGATATACGCAGCAATTAATCCCGGCCCCACCAACACAATGTCATCTCATGTCAAAGACTAGGTTATCTCACTTCACTTCACATTCATTGCCCAGGCACAGAGCCGCATTTGTACGAGCAGTCAACTGCATAGGGCATTTATTTTTATTATTGTTTGACACGTGAACAATTGACAAAACCATTTATCGCCAGAGCTCGCTCCGTCCGTCCTTTGAGACCCAGCAACTCCTTTGTTCCGTGTTGCCGATCATGAGTGAGAGATCAGGCCAATTCGATGAAGACCCAGCCTCTTTGTGACGCTCCTTTCAGATTCTGATAATCTTCAACACCTAAAATactcctcgccctcatcatctgccttCAAACTCACCCAATCTTCAATACAATCCATCACCATGGACAGCCCATCACCCACAGATTCACCAACGCGCACTTCGCCATCCGGAACACCCCAAGCACGACAAGTCAAATGCCCATCGACATCTCCACCAACCACCGTAATCAAGCCGCCGGCAACCATCAATATCAAGAAAGAGGAGCAAGATGAAGCGTTTCCCATACAGTCAATAGACGTCCACGACCCAGGATATGAGAGCTCAGTCGATTTGCCTTTCGCGCAACTAACCGACGTGCAATTAGAGCTagaggaggaaaagagaaGCTACCCAGGAGCCAGTACATgggccgaggaagaagaacagCTTTTCGAGATTTTGTTTAAGAGGGGGGACATCCCACTTGTCCCAGCACACTGGGACGTCGATTTCAGAGGCATACCTGTTGTGGAAAGCATCTTCTCAACAACTGATGATATGCCCCCGATCATCTACAGTCGGTCGACCGATAAAGAGTTCCAAGGT
Protein-coding sequences here:
- a CDS encoding RNA polymerase II-associated protein (similar to Nectria haematococca mpVI 77-13-4 XP_003046494.1), with amino-acid sequence MASADHDPLVLLRKAISSSHPFIPSSSEDPGAEECPLAQATNLQFSAQGVTLAIDTPTRFISNDKPVDLRSIYFAWLNRELAIPEYNASATTLNEELATAGSTGKVQNLGFIERLDLITWLEGASEESEYIKPLVGDADAAAAGAAPAAKPGAVSTAAQARAGKGTMDPRLASVYDGERKMGDRNTVLRGIKPTDFSHVRKLAAPFIQKKSQPVSSSGPTSSLSLNQKGPTRRPDPIILLSPSASSLLRMSNARSFLEDGKFIPPDASGSTASMLHVQRVIRAIDPNRPLRFILVEGSEQFKPEYWNRVVAVFTTGQTWQFKNYKWSSPNELFKHTLGIFIGWRGEQAPEGVRSWGHRVLSTGVDRWRGGDGADASRFRDKEVVEQIWKSIEANMRSKGWRIDAAPTSI
- a CDS encoding mitochondrial carrier protein LEU5 (similar to Cordyceps militaris CM01 XP_006672397.1) — its product is MPTSSPLADHASMTEIARDKVRQHVGAATAAATIPISTKKKDPAVCPTDDEAITPRNKTRSWDYVWRSGVAGGLAGCAAKTLVAPLDRVKILFQASNPQFAKYTGSSFGVATAMRAIYHYEGGRGLFRGHSATLLRIFPYAGIKFLAYEQIRAMLIPGKDYETPLRRLLSGSLAGVTSVFLTYPLEVVRVRLAFETKRDGRSSLTSICRQIYNESPVQKAATARLPNAPTPVAAAAQTTVAAADSIVPRRGVVNFYRGFAPTLLGMLPYAGMSFLTHDTVSDMLRHPSIAKYTTLPRRKTQPEGRPAPLRSWAELTSGGIAGLISQTSSYPLEIIRRRMQVSGAVGDGHRMRLRETARLIFQERGFRGFFVGLTIGYVKIIPMAAVSFYTYERMKLVFGI
- a CDS encoding MT-A70 family (similar to Metarhizium acridum CQMa 102 XP_007807634.1), whose amino-acid sequence is MSGQTQWDPATAASILFQSNDKSVILLDIPRSLEEAQVLPGHHLLRRVYSDAPPSEPFPTPDPKRSRHGGHKHASQSGGAAHDWSFQSPAAQIADLMTTASVESALQVLRDKYNGPFHLPRISSPVDTKDAETSNTLPVQDATSLHGSIQDLKHVFNDTAPSFKLVLLDPPWPNRSAKRRTDKYATVPNLAEMRDLLTSIPVSAHLANDGLIAVWITNKASIPELLTSPTGVFASWGVEFVCEWTWLKITAAGEPLFDVDSSWRKPWEKLLIAKRIGVPAPPDLKTKVIVAAPDIHSRKPNFRGLFGDVLGQPDYTGLEIFARNLTSRWWSWGDQVLHFQDQRYWKQLE
- a CDS encoding ribosomal protein L25/L23 (similar to Metarhizium robertsii ARSEF 23 XP_007822506.1), producing MAEAVKAAARQLPGFRLGQKQVFLPNHVITFLRKEHLPPNEACFQVPLRFTKFDLRDYLWNLYNVEVTKVRSFVKQQPLTQRNSHSRSWYRPQPLKIMTVELAKPFQWPEAPSNLEPWNHELWKMREDMMEKRNDEQIRQHKFEIAMKSKEEMSKERKELKGLAERMVRGEVKWDNGVALDPKWDEVLKGAEKKEAA
- a CDS encoding 2OG-Fe oxygenase superfamily protein (similar to Eutypa lata UCREL1 XP_007791888.1) produces the protein MATATQTGTTQIRVASPTGPVTRTILRTPLRDALPSEIPIIDVSPIFSSSLEDRKSVAQQVRNAATNTGFFYIKNHGVPNHVTQESYNAALEFFRQDVDKKNEASITKSARYNGYRAPDTQRVNPDEGIDVRESFSITYDPRIDTEVNKVQEIPENVMEYIRMEEGHWENTSNLPNFKCSVINHYQSCLSLARALTRTFALSLDLPETAFDSKVVYPDAGINMNYYPPIPNNQSLTPTDPNARVSIGSHTDFPVFTILWQDNVGGLQVLSRDGQWINAKPIPDTFVVNIADCLQRITNDKYVSTIHRAQNWSGKERVSIGFFWGFGFHETCAVLDNCLAPGEKKKYEDINCWEWLKKRVYDMTQLDEECKKSS